The Neisseria yangbaofengii genome contains a region encoding:
- a CDS encoding adenylosuccinate synthase, protein MAKNVVVIGAQWGDEGKGKIVDWLAEETTGVVRFQGGHNAGHTLVVGGKKTILRLIPSGILHEQLDCFIGSGVVVSPEALLGEIDELNAAGVKNVEGRLKIAPTAPLILPYHIALDKAREASRGKDKIGTTGRGIGPAYEDKVARRAIRVGDLLNLDKIPEKLEAVLAYYNVQLQHLHGADSVKAEDVMAVIEKVAPRIVPMITDVSRVLNDKSQAGEKLLFEGAQGTLLDIDYGTYPFVTSSNCLAGAASAGAGVGPQMLDYVLGIVKAYTTRVGSGPFPTELFCEVGAGLAERGHEFGSVTGRARRCGWFDAAALKRSIQVNGISGMCITKLDVMDGIEEINICVGYELPDGSKTDILPCGSDAVELCKPVFETMPGWTESTFGVKEYDALPENAKAYLQRIEEICGAPVAIVSTGPDREETIVLHHPFA, encoded by the coding sequence ATGGCTAAGAATGTTGTCGTAATCGGCGCGCAATGGGGCGACGAAGGTAAAGGTAAGATTGTTGACTGGTTGGCAGAAGAAACTACCGGTGTGGTACGTTTCCAGGGCGGTCACAATGCAGGCCACACTTTGGTAGTGGGCGGTAAAAAAACCATTTTGCGCCTGATTCCAAGCGGTATTTTGCATGAGCAACTGGATTGCTTCATCGGCTCGGGTGTAGTGGTTTCACCGGAAGCATTGCTGGGCGAAATCGACGAATTGAACGCCGCCGGTGTGAAAAACGTAGAAGGCCGTCTGAAAATCGCGCCGACTGCACCTTTGATTTTGCCTTACCACATTGCCTTGGATAAAGCACGCGAAGCGTCTCGTGGCAAAGATAAAATCGGCACCACCGGTCGCGGTATCGGGCCTGCTTATGAAGATAAAGTGGCCCGCCGCGCGATTCGTGTAGGTGACTTGTTGAATCTGGACAAAATCCCTGAAAAATTAGAGGCGGTTTTGGCTTACTACAATGTTCAGTTGCAACATTTGCATGGTGCCGATTCGGTGAAAGCGGAAGATGTGATGGCGGTGATTGAAAAAGTAGCGCCACGCATTGTGCCGATGATTACCGATGTATCGCGCGTGTTGAACGATAAATCACAAGCCGGTGAGAAATTGCTGTTTGAAGGTGCGCAAGGTACTTTGCTCGACATCGATTATGGTACTTACCCGTTTGTCACGTCATCTAACTGTTTGGCCGGTGCTGCTTCTGCCGGTGCTGGTGTAGGCCCGCAAATGTTGGATTATGTGTTGGGCATCGTGAAAGCGTATACCACACGCGTGGGCTCTGGTCCGTTCCCGACAGAATTGTTCTGCGAAGTGGGTGCGGGTTTGGCCGAGCGCGGTCATGAATTTGGCTCGGTAACCGGTCGTGCACGTCGTTGCGGTTGGTTTGATGCGGCGGCTTTGAAACGTTCGATTCAGGTAAACGGTATTTCGGGCATGTGTATCACTAAATTGGACGTGATGGACGGTATCGAAGAAATCAATATTTGCGTAGGCTACGAATTGCCTGACGGCAGCAAAACCGACATTCTGCCTTGCGGATCGGATGCGGTGGAATTGTGCAAACCGGTTTTTGAGACCATGCCGGGCTGGACGGAATCGACTTTCGGCGTGAAAGAATACGATGCTTTGCCGGAAAATGCCAAAGCCTATTTGCAGCGCATTGAAGAAATCTGCGGTGCGCCTGTGGCGATTGTTTCGACCGGCCCTGACCGTGAAGAAACCATTGTCTTGCATCATCCGTTTGCTTGA
- a CDS encoding ATP phosphoribosyltransferase regulatory subunit: MQSWQLPEHVADVLPTNARQLESAREQLLALFRVHGYELVQPPLMEYSNSLLTHIDAGLSLKTIRVADQISGRQLGIRADITPQVARIDAHLLSANNGINRLCYAGSVLHARPDGFLKTREPLQVGAELYGFTDIAADIEVVDLMLKSMKIADLGELLLSLGHVGVFRALAQAAQLNEEQAARLLALMQDKDAQAVANEVKAWKLDGMWAKAFTLLPALYGGREVLAEARAKLPDLFAVGQALDELQAICDAFPEQNVHIDLSELRVDNYHTGLLYAAYGSESHDAVARGGRYDGLGEYFGRSRPATGFSFDLRSFIGRLPKIDRQSVVMVAQEDAQKAGQAIEDLREQGQCVIVDYGMEHNGSKDIAGRLKEIDGEWKIINF; encoded by the coding sequence ATGCAATCTTGGCAATTACCCGAGCATGTTGCCGATGTTTTGCCGACAAATGCCCGCCAATTGGAAAGCGCACGCGAGCAGTTGTTGGCTTTATTCCGCGTGCACGGTTATGAATTAGTGCAGCCGCCGCTGATGGAATACAGCAATTCGCTGCTCACCCACATTGATGCGGGCTTATCGTTGAAAACCATTCGCGTAGCCGACCAAATCAGCGGTCGCCAATTGGGTATCCGTGCAGACATTACCCCGCAAGTGGCGCGTATCGATGCGCACCTGCTTTCTGCTAATAACGGCATTAATCGTTTGTGTTATGCCGGTTCGGTGTTGCATGCGCGCCCTGACGGTTTTTTGAAAACGCGCGAGCCTTTGCAAGTGGGCGCAGAGCTTTACGGCTTTACCGATATTGCAGCCGATATTGAAGTCGTTGATTTGATGCTCAAGAGCATGAAAATTGCCGATTTGGGTGAATTGTTGCTGTCTTTGGGACATGTCGGCGTATTCCGTGCTTTGGCGCAGGCGGCGCAATTGAATGAAGAGCAGGCGGCACGATTGTTGGCTCTGATGCAGGATAAAGATGCCCAAGCGGTTGCCAACGAAGTGAAGGCATGGAAACTGGACGGTATGTGGGCTAAAGCCTTTACCTTGCTGCCGGCCTTATATGGTGGCCGTGAAGTTTTGGCTGAGGCGCGAGCAAAATTACCGGATTTGTTTGCTGTCGGTCAGGCATTGGATGAATTGCAAGCGATTTGCGATGCCTTCCCGGAACAAAACGTACACATCGATTTATCAGAATTGCGTGTTGATAATTACCATACCGGTCTCCTGTATGCCGCTTATGGTTCAGAAAGCCATGATGCCGTAGCGCGTGGCGGCCGCTATGACGGATTGGGCGAATATTTCGGGCGTTCGCGTCCGGCAACCGGATTTAGTTTTGACTTACGCAGCTTTATCGGCCGCCTGCCGAAAATCGACCGCCAATCAGTAGTGATGGTGGCGCAGGAAGATGCGCAAAAGGCCGGGCAGGCGATTGAAGATTTGCGTGAACAAGGGCAGTGTGTGATTGTCGATTACGGCATGGAGCACAATGGCTCAAAAGATATTGCAGGCCGTCTGAAAGAAATCGACGGTGAGTGGAAAATAATTAATTTTTAG
- the iscR gene encoding Fe-S cluster assembly transcriptional regulator IscR, which produces MRLTTKGRFAVTAMIDLAMNAQSGAVKLSAISERQSISLSYLEQLFSKLRRAQLVESLRGPGGGYILAAPASEINIAQIIEAAEDKLDATQCSSKANCHHGAPCLTHDLWENLNTTINNYLSSVTLQSIIEKKHTENDGKVVTFTHIH; this is translated from the coding sequence ATGAGACTAACCACCAAAGGCCGCTTTGCCGTGACCGCTATGATCGACTTGGCCATGAACGCACAAAGCGGTGCCGTTAAGCTAAGCGCCATCAGCGAACGGCAAAGTATTTCGCTCTCTTATCTCGAACAACTTTTCAGCAAGTTGCGTCGTGCACAATTGGTGGAAAGCTTGCGCGGCCCGGGCGGCGGTTATATTCTGGCCGCCCCTGCCTCTGAAATCAATATCGCCCAAATTATCGAAGCAGCCGAAGATAAGCTTGACGCCACCCAGTGCAGCAGCAAAGCCAACTGCCATCACGGTGCTCCTTGCCTGACGCATGATTTATGGGAAAATCTCAATACAACCATCAACAATTACTTGAGCAGCGTCACCCTGCAAAGCATTATTGAGAAAAAGCATACTGAAAATGACGGCAAAGTCGTTACCTTTACGCACATCCATTAA
- a CDS encoding IscS subfamily cysteine desulfurase, whose product MSVKTPVYLDYAATTPVDKRVADKMIPYLTELFGNPASNSHSFGWTAEEAVEEARANIAALIHADPKEVVFTSGATESNNLAIKGAAHFYKSRGKHLITVKTEHKAVLDTMRELERQGFEVTYLDVQENGLVDLDVLKAAIREDTILVSVMWVNNEIGVVQDIPAIGEICRERKIIFHVDAAQACGKIPVDVEAAKVDLLSMSGHKVYGPKGIGALYIRRKPRVRLEAQMHGGGHERGFRSGTLATHQIVGMGEAFRLAKEELEQDTAHYLKLRDVFLKGIEGIEEVYINGDLEHRVPNNLNVSFNFVEGESLIMAVKELAVSSGSACTSASLEPSYVLRALGRNDELAHSSLRITFGRMTTEEEVAYAAELIKSKIDKLRELSPLWEMHLDGIDLNTIEWAAH is encoded by the coding sequence ATGTCCGTTAAAACCCCCGTATATTTAGACTATGCTGCTACCACACCGGTTGACAAACGCGTTGCCGACAAAATGATTCCTTATTTGACCGAATTATTCGGCAATCCTGCTTCCAACAGCCACAGCTTCGGCTGGACAGCCGAAGAAGCCGTTGAAGAAGCGCGCGCCAACATCGCTGCTTTGATTCACGCCGACCCGAAAGAAGTCGTGTTTACCAGCGGTGCCACCGAATCCAACAACTTGGCCATCAAAGGCGCAGCTCACTTCTACAAAAGCAGAGGCAAACACTTAATCACGGTTAAAACCGAACACAAAGCCGTGCTTGATACCATGCGCGAATTGGAACGCCAAGGCTTTGAAGTGACTTATTTGGATGTACAGGAAAACGGCTTAGTTGATTTGGACGTTTTGAAAGCCGCTATCCGTGAAGACACCATTTTGGTTTCAGTGATGTGGGTCAACAACGAAATCGGCGTGGTACAAGATATTCCGGCCATCGGCGAAATCTGCCGCGAACGCAAAATCATTTTTCACGTCGATGCTGCTCAAGCCTGCGGTAAAATTCCGGTTGACGTTGAAGCGGCTAAAGTGGATTTGCTGTCTATGTCCGGCCACAAAGTTTATGGTCCTAAAGGTATCGGCGCCCTGTATATTCGCCGCAAACCGCGGGTGCGCTTGGAAGCACAAATGCACGGAGGCGGTCACGAACGCGGTTTCCGCAGCGGCACTTTGGCGACCCACCAAATCGTCGGCATGGGCGAGGCCTTCCGCTTGGCCAAAGAAGAATTGGAACAGGACACTGCCCATTATCTGAAATTGCGCGATGTGTTTTTAAAAGGCATTGAAGGCATTGAAGAAGTGTATATCAACGGCGATTTGGAACACCGTGTGCCAAACAATCTGAATGTCAGCTTCAACTTCGTCGAAGGCGAAAGCCTGATTATGGCAGTGAAAGAATTGGCCGTATCCAGCGGTTCGGCGTGTACTTCAGCTTCATTGGAGCCTTCTTACGTATTGCGTGCACTTGGCCGCAACGATGAATTGGCGCACTCTTCCCTGCGCATTACCTTTGGCCGCATGACAACCGAAGAAGAAGTAGCCTATGCCGCCGAATTGATCAAATCGAAAATCGACAAATTGCGCGAACTCTCACCTTTGTGGGAAATGCATTTGGACGGTATCGACTTGAATACCATCGAATGGGCCGCACATTAG